One part of the Anaerolineales bacterium genome encodes these proteins:
- a CDS encoding YchF family ATPase — translation MKLGIIGLPQSGKTTIFNALTHSNRPLAMSAGRIEITTAVVDVPDERLKRLAALFASKKIVHAQISFADVAGMGSGEASQGLSGQLLNALSGMDGLLIVLRAFEDDSVAHPATTVDAARDLRSIEDELLLNDLIIVERKQQKLKEERGKGGRDIAALDRQIAHFEKLHAALSDNKPLRTAGLTDDEITASAGIGLLTLKPILAVINLGEGQAAPALTSSLPVLALQGKLEMELAQLPADEQAIFLQEYGLQEPGSLRIIRAAYDLMDTQTFYTVGEPEAHAWMLRKHASALEAAGAIHSDIARGFIRAEIVAGDELLELGGMAQARDKGRLRLEGKEYKMADGDIINVRFNV, via the coding sequence ATGAAATTAGGCATCATCGGCCTGCCGCAATCCGGCAAGACCACCATATTCAACGCCCTCACCCACAGCAACCGCCCGCTCGCCATGAGCGCCGGCCGCATTGAGATCACCACCGCCGTGGTCGACGTGCCAGACGAGCGCCTCAAGCGCCTCGCTGCCCTATTCGCCTCCAAGAAGATCGTGCACGCCCAGATCTCTTTCGCCGACGTGGCCGGTATGGGCTCTGGCGAGGCGTCCCAGGGCCTCAGCGGCCAGCTGCTCAACGCCCTCAGTGGCATGGACGGGCTGCTCATCGTTTTGCGCGCCTTCGAGGACGATAGCGTGGCCCACCCCGCCACCACCGTTGACGCCGCCCGTGACCTGCGCTCCATCGAAGACGAGCTGCTCCTCAACGATCTCATCATTGTCGAGCGCAAGCAGCAAAAGCTCAAAGAAGAGCGCGGCAAAGGCGGCCGTGATATCGCCGCCCTCGATCGCCAGATCGCCCACTTCGAAAAACTGCACGCGGCCCTCTCAGATAACAAGCCGCTGCGCACCGCCGGCCTCACCGACGACGAGATCACTGCCAGCGCCGGCATCGGCCTCCTGACCCTTAAGCCCATCCTCGCCGTCATCAACCTCGGCGAGGGCCAGGCTGCCCCCGCGCTCACCTCCAGCCTGCCCGTGTTGGCTCTGCAAGGCAAGCTTGAAATGGAGCTGGCCCAGTTGCCCGCTGATGAGCAAGCCATATTCTTACAAGAATATGGCTTGCAGGAGCCCGGCTCCCTGCGCATCATCCGCGCCGCCTACGACCTGATGGACACGCAGACCTTCTACACCGTCGGCGAGCCCGAGGCCCACGCCTGGATGCTGCGCAAGCACGCCAGCGCCCTGGAGGCCGCCGGCGCCATCCACTCCGATATCGCCCGCGGCTTCATCCGCGCCGAGATCGTCGCCGGCGATGAACTCCTCGAGCTCGGCGGCATGGCCCAGGCCCGCGACAAAGGCCGCCTCCGCCTCGAGGGCAAGGAGTACAAGATGGCGGACGGCGACATCATCAACGTTAGGTTTAATGTGTAG
- a CDS encoding metal-dependent hydrolase yields MMTTYIWYGHATCAFVINGMHVVVDPFFRENAQASIAMDDVPADYILVSHGHWDHSGDVEPIAQRTGAMIIANDEIARYYAAKGYKTHGQHIGGGFKHPFGYLKLTHAAHGSGFPDGFPGGTASGFLLTTPEGKKVYLGCDTGLFGDMALIGDEGVEFAALPIGDNFTMGPDDALKAVKLLRPKRVQPYHYSTWDVIKQDEHAWVKRVNAETDTEAFVMQPGDSLEI; encoded by the coding sequence CTGATGACGACTTACATTTGGTATGGACACGCCACCTGCGCTTTTGTGATCAATGGGATGCATGTGGTGGTTGACCCTTTCTTTCGGGAGAATGCCCAGGCGTCTATTGCGATGGACGATGTTCCGGCGGACTACATTTTGGTTAGCCATGGGCACTGGGATCATTCGGGGGACGTGGAGCCGATAGCCCAGCGCACGGGCGCCATGATCATTGCCAATGACGAGATTGCCCGCTATTACGCTGCTAAGGGATACAAGACCCACGGCCAGCATATTGGCGGCGGGTTCAAGCACCCGTTCGGCTATTTGAAGCTGACGCATGCGGCGCATGGGTCAGGCTTTCCCGACGGGTTCCCAGGGGGCACGGCGAGCGGCTTTTTGCTGACCACGCCAGAGGGCAAGAAGGTCTACCTGGGCTGCGACACGGGCTTGTTCGGCGATATGGCGCTGATCGGCGATGAGGGCGTGGAGTTTGCGGCCCTGCCGATCGGCGACAACTTCACCATGGGGCCAGACGATGCTCTGAAGGCGGTGAAGCTGCTGCGGCCCAAGCGGGTGCAGCCGTATCACTACTCGACCTGGGATGTGATCAAGCAGGACGAGCACGCCTGGGTAAAACGAGTGAACGCGGAAACGGACACGGAGGCGTTCGTGATGCAGCCCGGAGACTCGCTGGAGATTTAG
- a CDS encoding molybdopterin-dependent oxidoreductase, translated as MFDFSKDRREEEARVRSEGRLPPGQSLTQKFPVLHYGPVPRFNPETWDLRVWGEVEEERRWSWDEFKQLPRRKVVMDLHCVTRWSKFDTEWEGVGLKDLVDKGLIKLKPTAKYLLQHAEYGFTVNIPIEVALAENFLLADMFNGQPLDPDHGLPLRGVVGYIRGREDLETPYLWKGAKWLRGLEFLTEDQLGFWEQAGYHNRANVWKEERFAR; from the coding sequence ATGTTCGACTTCTCGAAGGATCGCCGTGAGGAAGAAGCGCGGGTGCGCAGCGAAGGGCGACTGCCGCCCGGACAATCGCTGACGCAGAAGTTCCCGGTGCTGCATTATGGGCCGGTGCCGCGCTTTAACCCGGAGACCTGGGACCTGCGCGTTTGGGGCGAGGTAGAGGAAGAGCGGCGCTGGAGCTGGGACGAGTTCAAGCAATTGCCGCGCCGCAAAGTTGTGATGGATCTGCACTGCGTGACGCGCTGGAGCAAGTTCGACACCGAGTGGGAAGGTGTGGGCTTGAAAGACCTGGTGGATAAAGGATTGATCAAGCTCAAGCCCACGGCCAAATATCTGCTGCAGCATGCAGAGTATGGCTTCACCGTGAACATCCCGATCGAGGTGGCTCTGGCGGAGAATTTTCTGCTGGCGGATATGTTCAACGGGCAACCGCTGGACCCAGACCACGGGTTGCCGCTGCGTGGCGTGGTGGGCTACATCCGCGGGCGCGAGGATCTGGAGACGCCGTATTTGTGGAAGGGCGCCAAATGGCTGCGCGGGCTGGAGTTCTTGACCGAGGACCAGCTGGGCTTCTGGGAGCAGGCCGGGTATCACAACCGCGCCAATGTGTGGAAGGAAGAGCGGTTCGCGCGCTAG
- the gatC gene encoding Asp-tRNA(Asn)/Glu-tRNA(Gln) amidotransferase subunit GatC: MRLTKEDVEHIALLARLHLSEEEKERYGEQLSNILEHVGKLQELDTTDVPAMASIVVERSRLRPDEPAAAMPRAELLANAPEAVDEQFKVPPVLDGGP; encoded by the coding sequence ATGCGCTTAACCAAAGAAGACGTTGAACATATTGCACTGCTGGCGCGCCTGCACCTGAGCGAAGAAGAAAAAGAACGTTACGGGGAGCAACTCTCCAACATTCTTGAGCATGTAGGCAAACTGCAGGAACTGGACACCACGGATGTGCCGGCCATGGCCAGCATTGTGGTGGAACGAAGCCGCCTGCGGCCGGATGAGCCGGCGGCGGCCATGCCGCGCGCCGAGCTGCTGGCGAATGCGCCAGAGGCGGTGGACGAGCAGTTCAAAGTGCCGCCGGTGCTGGATGGTGGCCCGTGA
- the gatA gene encoding Asp-tRNA(Asn)/Glu-tRNA(Gln) amidotransferase subunit GatA, with the protein MSAARSAALHELSAKQALAGLRAGTFSSVELTRAYLERIEQHNPRLNAYLYVAADSALQAAAAADKQYAKARRSKTAKLPALLGLPIAVKDVLAVAGMPATCGSRILENFVPSYMATSVQRLLDAGVVVLGKTNTDEFAMGSSTENSAYGVTHNPWDETRVPGGSSGGSAAAVAARLAPVALGTDTGGSVRQPAAFCGLTGLKTTYGRVSRYGLVAFGSSLDTVGVLARDAADAGLILKVMGGYDPRDATTVEKTPKLDKPSGKSLKGLRIGVPKEYFIEGLSAEVENGVREGIRQLEALGAKAVPVSLPHTEYALPVYYIIAPAEASANLARFDGVRYGLRVAQDDLIEMFKHSRGAGFGPEVKRRIMIGSYALSAGYYDAYYGQAQKVRALIRRDFDEVFKKVDIIAAPSTPSTAFRIGAHGSDPLEMYLEDVFTLPANLAGVPGLCVCAGFDMQGLPIGLQMLGPHFADERLLAVAAAYQKVTDWHTQAPAL; encoded by the coding sequence GTGAGCGCGGCACGCAGCGCGGCCCTGCACGAGCTGAGCGCCAAGCAGGCGCTGGCTGGATTGCGGGCGGGCACCTTCTCCAGCGTGGAGCTGACGCGCGCCTACCTGGAACGAATTGAGCAGCACAATCCGCGCTTGAACGCGTATTTGTATGTGGCGGCGGACAGTGCGCTGCAAGCGGCCGCGGCAGCCGACAAACAATACGCCAAAGCGCGACGCAGCAAAACGGCCAAACTGCCCGCGCTGCTGGGCCTGCCGATCGCGGTGAAAGATGTGCTGGCGGTGGCTGGCATGCCGGCCACCTGCGGCTCGCGCATCCTCGAGAATTTTGTACCCAGTTACATGGCCACGAGCGTGCAGCGTCTGCTGGACGCCGGCGTGGTGGTGCTGGGCAAAACCAATACCGATGAATTCGCCATGGGCTCCTCTACCGAGAATTCGGCGTATGGCGTGACGCACAACCCGTGGGATGAGACGCGCGTGCCGGGCGGGAGCAGCGGCGGCAGCGCGGCGGCAGTGGCCGCCCGCCTGGCGCCAGTGGCGCTGGGAACGGACACGGGCGGCAGTGTGCGCCAGCCAGCGGCGTTCTGCGGGCTGACCGGGCTCAAGACCACCTATGGGCGTGTCTCGCGCTATGGGCTGGTGGCGTTCGGCTCCTCTTTGGATACGGTGGGCGTGCTGGCGCGGGATGCGGCGGACGCGGGCCTGATACTGAAAGTGATGGGCGGCTACGACCCGCGGGACGCGACCACTGTAGAAAAGACGCCCAAGCTGGACAAACCGAGCGGCAAATCGCTCAAGGGTTTGCGGATCGGCGTGCCGAAGGAATACTTCATCGAAGGGCTTTCGGCCGAGGTGGAAAACGGGGTGCGCGAAGGAATCCGCCAGCTGGAGGCGCTGGGCGCCAAGGCGGTGCCAGTGAGCCTGCCGCATACGGAATATGCGTTGCCGGTGTACTACATCATCGCACCAGCGGAAGCCTCGGCCAACCTGGCGCGTTTTGACGGCGTGCGCTATGGCCTGCGCGTGGCGCAGGACGACTTGATCGAGATGTTCAAGCACAGCCGCGGGGCCGGTTTTGGGCCGGAAGTGAAGCGACGCATCATGATCGGCTCGTATGCCTTGTCTGCCGGGTACTACGATGCGTACTACGGCCAGGCGCAGAAGGTGCGGGCGCTGATCCGCCGGGATTTTGACGAAGTGTTCAAAAAAGTGGACATCATCGCCGCTCCTTCGACCCCGAGCACGGCATTTCGCATCGGCGCGCACGGCAGCGACCCGCTAGAGATGTACCTGGAAGACGTATTCACCCTGCCGGCCAACCTGGCGGGTGTGCCCGGCCTGTGCGTGTGCGCTGGGTTTGATATGCAAGGGTTGCCGATTGGCCTGCAGATGCTTGGGCCGCACTTTGCGGACGAGCGGCTGCTGGCAGTGGCAGCGGCCTATCAAAAGGTGACCGACTGGCACACACAGGCGCCAGCGCTGTAG
- the gatB gene encoding Asp-tRNA(Asn)/Glu-tRNA(Gln) amidotransferase subunit GatB, producing the protein MSAKYQPVIGLEVHAVLETRSKMFCACPVVDSTVGEPNIAVCPVCSGMPGMLPVINQAAVEYALRVALALNCTINLTSIFARKSYFYPDLPKGFQISQYEQPLAQNGWLMIDTAEGEQRVAIRRVHIEEDTGKLTHVEKGGERYSLVDLNRSGVPLLEIVTEPELHSVEAVRNCAYALRSILRYVGVNSGNLEKGLMRIEPNISIRPVGSTEFGTRAEIKNLNSFRSLERATTYELARQEQLVGAGGQVVQQTLGWDDARGTTQAQRSKEVAEDYRYFPEPDLPPLVLEKAWVEKIRKGLPELPQARRERFISKYGLKAYDANVIVAEREVADFYEAAIVAAKVADAKTIANWLTGPLFGLMNEGGIEIGELRFGAKHFAALCDQVAGGKVNAAGGREVLGVMFTEGGSPASIIKARGLQQISDSGQLAAWVGEVIEANPKQAADYLAGNTPLLNFLFGQVMQKASGKANPAAVREELQAQLSKLGK; encoded by the coding sequence ATGTCTGCCAAGTACCAGCCTGTTATCGGGCTAGAAGTGCACGCGGTGTTGGAAACGCGCAGCAAGATGTTCTGCGCGTGCCCGGTGGTGGATTCCACGGTGGGCGAGCCGAACATTGCCGTGTGCCCGGTGTGCTCTGGCATGCCCGGCATGCTGCCAGTGATCAACCAGGCCGCGGTGGAATATGCGCTGCGAGTGGCACTGGCGCTGAACTGCACCATCAACCTGACCAGCATTTTTGCGCGCAAGAGCTACTTTTACCCGGACCTACCCAAGGGTTTCCAGATCTCACAATACGAGCAGCCCCTGGCGCAGAATGGCTGGCTGATGATCGACACGGCCGAGGGCGAGCAACGCGTCGCCATCCGGCGCGTGCATATTGAAGAGGACACCGGCAAGCTGACCCATGTGGAAAAAGGTGGCGAGCGCTATTCCTTGGTGGATCTCAATCGCAGCGGCGTGCCGCTGTTGGAGATCGTCACTGAGCCGGAGTTGCATTCAGTGGAAGCGGTGCGTAATTGTGCGTATGCGCTGCGCAGCATTTTGCGCTATGTTGGTGTGAACTCTGGCAATCTGGAAAAGGGTTTGATGCGGATCGAGCCGAATATTTCGATCCGACCGGTGGGCAGCACCGAGTTTGGCACGCGGGCCGAGATCAAGAACCTAAACAGCTTCCGCTCGCTGGAACGCGCCACTACGTATGAGCTGGCGCGTCAAGAACAGCTGGTGGGAGCGGGCGGCCAGGTGGTGCAGCAGACCCTGGGTTGGGATGATGCGCGTGGCACCACGCAGGCGCAGCGCTCCAAGGAAGTGGCCGAGGATTATCGCTACTTCCCGGAGCCTGACCTGCCGCCGTTGGTGCTAGAAAAGGCCTGGGTCGAAAAGATCCGCAAAGGCTTGCCTGAATTACCGCAGGCGCGGCGCGAGCGCTTTATCAGTAAATACGGCCTGAAAGCCTATGACGCTAACGTCATTGTGGCTGAGCGTGAAGTGGCTGATTTTTATGAGGCGGCGATTGTGGCGGCCAAAGTGGCGGACGCAAAAACGATTGCCAATTGGCTGACTGGGCCGTTGTTTGGGCTTATGAATGAGGGTGGCATCGAGATCGGCGAACTGCGCTTCGGCGCCAAGCATTTCGCCGCCCTGTGCGACCAGGTGGCGGGTGGCAAGGTGAACGCGGCCGGTGGGCGTGAAGTGCTGGGCGTGATGTTCACCGAGGGCGGCAGCCCGGCCAGCATCATCAAGGCGCGCGGGTTGCAGCAGATCTCGGATAGCGGGCAGCTGGCGGCCTGGGTGGGCGAAGTGATCGAGGCCAATCCTAAGCAGGCGGCAGACTATTTGGCGGGGAATACCCCGCTGCTGAACTTTCTATTTGGACAAGTAATGCAAAAGGCGAGCGGCAAAGCCAACCCGGCCGCCGTGCGCGAAGAATTGCAGGCCCAGCTGAGCAAGCTGGGAAAGTGA
- a CDS encoding MOSC domain-containing protein, producing the protein MADMNGTVEALAITPEYIPSTELEEVETTLEGLVGDKHFGLTMKANKFQAPYPKGELIRNVRQISIVSAEELAQIAAAMGVERVEPAWLGANLMLSGVPDLTQLPAGSRLYFEGGAGIVVEGENMPCVTAGGCLADQYPDRPELRTAFPKQAIGKRGLVAWVEKPGVIRKGERVTVRRAEDVGR; encoded by the coding sequence ATGGCTGATATGAATGGCACTGTTGAAGCGCTGGCGATCACGCCAGAATATATCCCTAGCACCGAGCTTGAGGAAGTTGAAACGACCCTGGAAGGCCTGGTGGGCGACAAGCATTTTGGCCTGACCATGAAAGCCAACAAGTTCCAGGCACCGTATCCCAAGGGTGAATTGATCCGCAATGTGCGCCAGATCTCGATCGTTTCGGCCGAGGAATTGGCGCAGATCGCCGCTGCAATGGGTGTGGAGCGTGTGGAGCCGGCCTGGCTGGGAGCGAACCTGATGCTGTCTGGCGTGCCTGACCTGACGCAACTGCCCGCCGGCAGCCGTCTGTACTTTGAGGGCGGCGCGGGCATTGTGGTGGAGGGCGAGAACATGCCGTGCGTGACGGCCGGCGGCTGCCTGGCCGACCAGTATCCTGACCGGCCGGAGCTGCGCACGGCGTTCCCCAAGCAGGCGATCGGCAAGCGCGGCCTGGTGGCGTGGGTGGAGAAACCGGGTGTGATCCGCAAGGGTGAACGCGTGACCGTGCGGCGGGCCGAGGACGTGGGACGCTAG
- a CDS encoding Glu/Leu/Phe/Val dehydrogenase, whose translation MSETTNAFSIAQAQFDNVAKQLHLDPDVAEQLRWPRREFKFQIPVRMDDGSQKVFFGYRVQHNDSRGPTKGGIRFHQSETMDTVRALAMWMTWKCAVADIPLGGAKGGVAVDSASLSVKEKEQLCRGWVGQIHHNLGPRVDVPAPDVGTTPQMMGWMMDEYSRLVGQYTPGVITGKPVGGGGSKGRKEATGYGVIYNVREAMKHLKLDPSKTSASIQGFGNVAQFAGLGFTQLLGGKVLCVSYWDREEKASLSVSSKKGLDIAFLQNITDEYGSINKAKAQEAGYTISGGDDWISQDADVLIPAALEGQINAESGKKISDTVKIVAEGANGPTTLEGDEELEKRNIFVIPDFLCNSGGVTVSYFEGVQNDMNYYWSQEEVIQRLDMKMTEAFGKVLRMAVGEKVKMRDAAYMVAIGSVVEAMQLRGWL comes from the coding sequence ATGTCGGAGACCACCAACGCTTTCAGCATCGCCCAAGCCCAGTTTGACAACGTGGCCAAGCAGTTGCATCTGGATCCAGATGTGGCGGAGCAGCTGCGTTGGCCGCGCCGCGAATTCAAGTTCCAAATTCCGGTGCGCATGGACGATGGCAGCCAGAAGGTGTTCTTTGGCTACCGCGTACAGCACAACGATTCACGCGGGCCGACAAAGGGCGGCATTCGTTTCCACCAGTCGGAGACGATGGATACTGTGCGTGCCCTGGCGATGTGGATGACCTGGAAGTGCGCGGTGGCAGATATTCCGCTGGGCGGCGCCAAGGGCGGCGTGGCGGTGGACTCAGCTTCGCTCTCTGTGAAGGAGAAGGAGCAACTGTGCCGCGGCTGGGTGGGCCAGATCCATCACAACCTGGGGCCGAGAGTGGACGTGCCGGCGCCGGATGTGGGCACCACCCCGCAGATGATGGGCTGGATGATGGACGAATATTCCAGGCTGGTGGGCCAGTACACACCCGGCGTGATCACCGGCAAGCCGGTGGGCGGCGGCGGATCCAAGGGGCGCAAAGAGGCTACCGGTTACGGTGTGATCTACAACGTGCGCGAGGCGATGAAGCATCTCAAGCTGGACCCGAGCAAGACCAGCGCGTCGATCCAAGGGTTTGGCAACGTGGCCCAGTTTGCCGGCCTGGGCTTCACGCAGCTGCTGGGCGGCAAGGTGCTGTGCGTTTCGTATTGGGACCGCGAAGAGAAGGCTTCGTTGAGCGTGAGCAGCAAGAAGGGCCTGGACATTGCCTTCCTGCAGAACATTACGGATGAGTACGGCTCGATCAACAAGGCCAAGGCGCAAGAGGCCGGCTACACGATCAGTGGCGGCGACGACTGGATCTCGCAGGATGCGGATGTGCTGATCCCGGCGGCGCTCGAGGGCCAGATTAATGCCGAGAGCGGCAAGAAGATCAGCGACACGGTCAAGATCGTAGCCGAAGGCGCCAACGGGCCGACGACGCTGGAAGGCGACGAGGAGCTTGAGAAGCGCAACATCTTCGTCATTCCCGATTTCCTGTGCAACAGCGGCGGCGTCACCGTCTCGTATTTTGAGGGCGTGCAGAACGACATGAACTACTACTGGTCGCAGGAGGAAGTGATCCAGCGGCTGGACATGAAGATGACCGAAGCCTTCGGCAAGGTGCTTAGGATGGCGGTGGGCGAGAAGGTCAAGATGCGTGATGCGGCCTATATGGTGGCGATCGGCTCAGTGGTCGAGGCGATGCAGCTGCGCGGGTGGCTGTAG
- the dnaN gene encoding DNA polymerase III subunit beta, producing MKVSVPQENLAQGLNIVSRAVSSRSTYPVLANVLISAEDGRLKLSATDREMGITCWISAKISEEGATTVPARTLIDLVSTFPGETIELDLAVRTQTLHIKAGRAKAEIKGIDAQEFPPMPEPDKATGIELPAGDFKEMIQQVVFAASKDDARPVLTGVLTTVEGKDLTLIAADGFRLSIRKAKLGAKAEQTMRAIIPARALSEVARIATDDKENISMVMPAGRGQVIFSMKNAELRCQLVEGAFPEIQQIVPTSFKTRTVVATDAFLRAARQAEIFARESSHITRLDIKPGDGKAPGVVDISATAEETGSNDSKVDATVEGNGVLIAFNVRYLREALEVMKTPNVALETTAPAAPGVMRPMGSDDFLHVIMPMHLGK from the coding sequence ATGAAAGTCTCAGTCCCCCAAGAGAATTTGGCCCAGGGCCTTAATATCGTCTCGCGCGCCGTTTCTTCGCGCAGTACATACCCTGTTTTGGCAAATGTGCTCATTTCTGCGGAGGATGGGCGGTTAAAACTGTCGGCAACTGACCGCGAGATGGGCATTACCTGCTGGATCAGCGCCAAGATCAGCGAGGAAGGCGCCACCACGGTGCCGGCGCGCACGCTGATCGACCTGGTATCCACCTTCCCAGGCGAGACAATTGAGCTGGACCTGGCGGTGCGCACGCAGACTCTGCACATCAAGGCGGGCCGCGCCAAGGCTGAGATCAAGGGCATTGATGCACAAGAGTTCCCGCCGATGCCGGAGCCGGATAAGGCGACGGGCATCGAGCTGCCGGCTGGCGATTTCAAGGAAATGATCCAGCAGGTGGTCTTTGCGGCATCGAAAGATGATGCCCGCCCGGTGTTGACCGGCGTGCTGACCACAGTAGAGGGCAAGGACCTCACGCTTATCGCCGCAGACGGCTTCCGGCTGTCGATCCGCAAGGCCAAACTGGGCGCCAAGGCGGAGCAGACGATGCGTGCCATCATTCCGGCGCGGGCGTTGAGCGAAGTGGCGCGGATCGCCACCGATGACAAAGAGAACATCAGCATGGTGATGCCGGCCGGCCGCGGCCAAGTGATCTTCAGCATGAAGAATGCCGAGTTGCGCTGCCAGCTGGTGGAAGGCGCGTTCCCAGAGATCCAGCAGATCGTGCCGACCAGCTTCAAGACGCGTACGGTAGTGGCGACCGACGCCTTTCTGCGGGCGGCGCGCCAGGCGGAGATCTTTGCGCGTGAGAGCTCGCACATCACGCGGCTTGACATCAAGCCCGGCGACGGCAAGGCGCCGGGCGTCGTGGACATCTCGGCTACAGCCGAGGAGACCGGCTCCAACGACAGCAAAGTAGATGCGACGGTGGAAGGCAACGGCGTGCTGATCGCTTTCAATGTGCGCTATCTGCGCGAGGCGCTGGAAGTGATGAAGACGCCCAACGTGGCGCTGGAAACCACGGCGCCGGCGGCGCCGGGGGTGATGCGCCCGATGGGGAGCGACGACTTTTTGCATGTGATCATGCCCATGCATTTGGGCAAGTAA